A window of the Sphaerobacter thermophilus DSM 20745 genome harbors these coding sequences:
- the sufB gene encoding Fe-S cluster assembly protein SufB, with translation MFMVAKPELEFEYKYGFRDDAEPVFRSRKGLDREVVIQISEMKGEPEWMRDFRLKALEYFEKRPVPTWGADLSGLNFDDIYYYVRASERQGRSWDEVPEYIKKTFDRLGIPEAERKFLAGVGAQYESEVVYHSLREDLEKMGVIFLDMDSAVREHPDLVKQYFGTIIPPNDNKFAALNSAVWSGGSFVYVPKGVKVEVPLQAYFRINSENMGQFERTLIIVDEGAYVHYVEGCTAPTYSTASLHSAVVEIIVKEGGRCRYTTIQNWSKNVYNLVTKRAAAYKNATMEWVDGNLGSKVTMKYPAVWLMEPGARGEVLSVAFAADGQHQDTGAKMVHVAPHTSSQIISKSISKESGRASYRGLVKVHKGAHDVKSNVVCDALLLDETSRTDTYPYMEIEEERVSIGHEATVSKVAEEQLFYLQSRGISEADAMSMIVSGFIEPIAKELPLEYAVELNRLIQLEMEGSVG, from the coding sequence GAAGGGCGAGCCGGAGTGGATGCGGGACTTCCGGCTCAAGGCGCTGGAGTACTTCGAGAAGCGCCCGGTGCCCACCTGGGGCGCTGACCTGAGCGGCCTCAACTTCGACGATATCTACTACTACGTCCGCGCCAGCGAGCGCCAGGGCCGGAGCTGGGACGAGGTCCCCGAGTACATCAAGAAGACCTTCGACCGCCTGGGCATCCCCGAGGCCGAGCGGAAGTTCCTCGCCGGCGTCGGCGCGCAGTACGAGTCCGAGGTCGTCTATCACTCGCTGCGCGAGGACCTCGAGAAGATGGGCGTCATCTTCCTCGACATGGACTCGGCAGTGCGTGAGCACCCGGATCTGGTCAAGCAGTACTTCGGCACGATCATTCCGCCGAACGACAACAAGTTCGCCGCGCTCAACTCCGCGGTCTGGTCGGGCGGCTCCTTCGTCTACGTGCCGAAGGGCGTCAAGGTCGAGGTGCCGCTCCAGGCTTACTTCCGCATCAACTCGGAGAACATGGGCCAGTTCGAGCGGACGCTGATCATCGTCGACGAGGGCGCCTACGTCCACTACGTGGAGGGCTGCACCGCGCCGACCTACAGCACCGCCTCGCTGCACAGCGCAGTCGTCGAGATCATCGTCAAGGAAGGCGGTCGCTGCCGCTACACCACCATCCAGAACTGGTCGAAGAATGTCTACAACCTGGTGACCAAGCGCGCTGCGGCCTACAAGAACGCCACGATGGAGTGGGTCGACGGCAACCTCGGCTCGAAGGTCACCATGAAGTACCCGGCCGTGTGGCTGATGGAGCCGGGCGCCCGCGGTGAGGTCCTCTCGGTCGCCTTCGCGGCCGACGGCCAGCACCAGGACACCGGCGCCAAGATGGTGCACGTCGCGCCGCACACCTCCTCGCAGATCATCTCCAAGTCGATCTCGAAGGAGAGCGGGCGAGCCTCCTACCGAGGTCTGGTCAAGGTCCACAAGGGCGCGCACGACGTCAAGTCCAATGTGGTCTGCGACGCCTTGCTGCTCGATGAGACCAGCCGGACCGACACCTACCCCTACATGGAGATCGAGGAGGAGCGCGTCTCGATCGGCCACGAGGCCACGGTGAGCAAGGTCGCCGAGGAGCAGCTCTTCTACCTCCAGAGCCGCGGCATCAGCGAGGCCGATGCCATGAGCATGATCGTCAGCGGGTTCATCGAGCCGATCGCCAAGGAACTCCCGCTGGAGTACGCGGTCGAGCTGAACCGGCTGATCCAGCTCGAGATGGAGGGCTCCGTCGGGTAG
- the sufD gene encoding Fe-S cluster assembly protein SufD yields the protein MEAVKDVTRGFTRRAVEELSSLRGEPDWVREKRLAAWEAYEAIPMPTRTDEEWRCTDIRRLPIGDVAPYATPNGRVDSVAALQPEVAAVLGDEERRAGLTVQVDSSSVFSELSADLAEQGVIFCDLATAIEKYPDLVKQHFMTEAVPVDDNKFAALHGAFWSGGTFVYVPAGVQVEVPLWAQVYAHAGVGVFPHTLVVAEQGASVVVIDAWNSETSDEPTIAAGVVEIIAREEAQVRYIQLQDWGRNVWNFVTQRSLIAQDAVVNSLNVGLGSKLSKSFIAGHLVGAGALAEMLGLYFADETQHLDFQTRQWHISPYAQSDLLFKGAIKDRARTVYSGIIKVFEGAQRTDAYQANRNLILSRTARADTIPNLEIGANDVRCTHGATVGQVEEEYIFYLMSRGIGRTEAVKLIVDGFFDEVIERVPVPEVQETVRAAIARKIGL from the coding sequence ATGGAAGCAGTCAAGGACGTAACGAGAGGATTCACGCGCCGCGCGGTCGAGGAGCTCTCCTCGCTGCGCGGTGAGCCGGACTGGGTGCGCGAGAAGCGCCTGGCCGCATGGGAGGCCTACGAGGCCATCCCGATGCCCACCCGCACCGACGAGGAGTGGCGCTGCACCGACATTCGCCGCCTGCCCATTGGCGATGTCGCTCCCTACGCGACCCCCAACGGGCGGGTCGACTCGGTAGCGGCGCTGCAGCCGGAGGTGGCGGCCGTCCTCGGCGACGAGGAGCGCCGGGCCGGACTGACCGTCCAGGTCGACTCGAGCAGCGTCTTCAGCGAGCTCAGCGCCGACCTGGCCGAGCAGGGCGTTATCTTCTGCGACCTGGCCACCGCCATTGAGAAGTACCCGGACCTGGTCAAGCAGCACTTCATGACCGAGGCCGTTCCGGTCGACGACAATAAGTTCGCCGCGCTGCACGGGGCCTTCTGGAGCGGCGGCACGTTCGTCTACGTCCCGGCCGGGGTCCAGGTCGAGGTGCCGCTCTGGGCTCAGGTTTACGCCCATGCCGGTGTGGGCGTCTTCCCCCACACGCTGGTCGTGGCCGAGCAGGGCGCAAGCGTGGTGGTGATCGACGCCTGGAACTCCGAGACAAGCGACGAACCGACCATCGCCGCCGGGGTGGTCGAGATCATCGCCCGCGAGGAGGCGCAGGTCCGCTACATCCAGCTACAGGACTGGGGCCGCAACGTCTGGAACTTCGTCACCCAGCGCTCGCTGATCGCCCAGGACGCGGTGGTCAACAGCCTCAACGTCGGGCTCGGCTCCAAGCTGAGCAAGTCGTTCATCGCCGGACACCTCGTCGGCGCCGGTGCGTTGGCGGAGATGCTGGGTCTCTACTTCGCCGACGAGACGCAGCACCTCGACTTCCAGACGCGCCAGTGGCACATCTCTCCCTACGCCCAGAGCGACCTGCTCTTCAAGGGCGCCATCAAGGACCGGGCGCGCACCGTCTACTCGGGCATCATCAAGGTGTTCGAGGGAGCGCAGCGCACCGACGCGTACCAGGCGAACCGGAACCTCATCCTGAGCCGCACCGCACGAGCTGACACGATCCCCAACCTGGAGATCGGTGCCAACGATGTGCGCTGCACGCACGGCGCGACCGTCGGCCAGGTCGAGGAAGAGTACATCTTCTACCTGATGAGCCGCGGTATCGGCCGCACTGAGGCGGTCAAGCTCATCGTGGACGGCTTCTTCGACGAGGTGATCGAGCGGGTACCGGTACCCGAGGTCCAGGAGACCGTTCGGGCGGCGATCGCCCGGAAGATCGGGCTATGA
- a CDS encoding LLM class flavin-dependent oxidoreductase: MQFGLFDIMQVLPDVPSGQAYAEHLRAVEVADQLGLDYYFVAERHYMPHYRTPTPSVWLGALAARTTRIRLGTLAYTIPLHNPARLAEEVSMLDHLSRGRMEVGVGLGHRPEELVALGIDPNRRQLLMMEGIVLMQRAWRGEPFDHPGTAYRFHGLYVDPPVQRPHPPLWYAGNDPMAAQWCANNGLSLAVGFQPADQLLGPCAVYRATLKKQPEPKPSQRLALMRHLYIAENDAAADEEMTRDVMAAGEAFAASPRQIAQVQKTRMTRGEARQAVARLKERQVVIGGGPETCARVIAETARTLMLDVFLANPWLTSVEPERVERTIRLFATEVAPRVKEMV; the protein is encoded by the coding sequence GTGCAGTTTGGGCTCTTCGACATCATGCAGGTGCTGCCGGACGTGCCCTCGGGGCAGGCCTACGCGGAGCACCTTCGTGCGGTGGAGGTGGCCGACCAGCTCGGGCTGGACTACTACTTCGTCGCCGAGCGCCACTACATGCCGCACTACCGCACCCCGACCCCAAGCGTCTGGCTCGGCGCCCTCGCCGCGCGCACGACGCGCATCCGGCTCGGGACGCTCGCGTACACCATCCCGCTGCACAACCCGGCGCGGCTGGCCGAGGAGGTCAGCATGCTCGACCACCTAAGCCGTGGGCGGATGGAGGTCGGGGTTGGGCTGGGCCACCGGCCGGAGGAGCTGGTCGCGCTCGGGATCGACCCAAACCGGCGCCAGCTCCTCATGATGGAGGGCATCGTCCTGATGCAGCGGGCTTGGCGTGGAGAGCCGTTCGACCATCCCGGCACGGCGTACCGGTTCCATGGACTGTACGTCGATCCACCGGTACAGCGCCCACATCCACCCCTCTGGTACGCCGGAAACGACCCGATGGCAGCCCAATGGTGCGCCAACAACGGGCTGTCGCTCGCGGTCGGCTTCCAGCCGGCCGACCAGCTCCTCGGTCCCTGCGCCGTCTATCGCGCGACGTTGAAGAAGCAGCCGGAGCCGAAGCCGTCCCAGCGGCTGGCGTTGATGCGGCACCTGTACATCGCCGAGAACGACGCCGCGGCCGATGAGGAGATGACACGCGACGTGATGGCGGCCGGAGAGGCGTTCGCGGCCAGCCCTCGGCAGATCGCGCAGGTACAGAAGACGAGAATGACGCGCGGCGAGGCGCGGCAGGCGGTCGCGCGGCTGAAGGAGCGGCAGGTCGTCATCGGCGGCGGGCCGGAGACGTGCGCGCGGGTCATCGCCGAAACCGCGCGGACGCTCATGCTCGACGTCTTCCTGGCCAACCCGTGGCTTACCTCCGTCGAGCCAGAACGGGTCGAGCGCACGATCCGCCTGTTCGCGACCGAGGTCGCGCCGCGGGTGAAGGAGATGGTGTGA
- a CDS encoding cysteine desulfurase, which translates to MTTQSTTPPGTFDARKVKQDFPILQQTIHGKPLTYLDSAASSQKPSVVIEALDAYYRASNANIHRGVYWLSERATALYDEAREKVARFINAPDARSCVFVRNATEALNLVAYSWGRANLGPGDTVVLTLLEHHSNIVPWQIITAERGATIRYVDIDDDGRLRLDQLDHYLRTERVKLVGVTHVANALGTINPVAEIAARAHAAGALVLVDGAQSVPHMPVDVQALDIDFLVFSGHKMLGPMGIGVLWGRREILEAMPPFLGGGDMIREVTTCGSTWADLPAKFEAGTPSVGDAVGLGAAIDYLTALGMDAVRAHEREIVAYALERLAQVPGITLYGPTGEDRAGVVSFTLDDIHPHDIASILDSEGVAIRAGHHCAQPLMDRLGVVATARASFYVYNSEEDVDRLADALQTVRRIFGPGA; encoded by the coding sequence ATGACAACCCAGTCGACGACCCCGCCAGGCACGTTCGATGCACGGAAGGTCAAGCAGGACTTCCCGATCCTGCAGCAGACCATCCACGGGAAGCCGCTGACCTACCTCGACAGTGCCGCGAGCTCGCAGAAGCCTTCGGTCGTCATCGAGGCGTTGGACGCGTACTACCGCGCGTCCAACGCCAACATCCACCGCGGCGTCTACTGGCTCAGCGAGCGAGCCACCGCGCTCTACGACGAGGCACGCGAGAAGGTCGCCCGCTTCATCAACGCTCCCGACGCCCGGAGCTGCGTCTTCGTCCGCAACGCAACCGAGGCGCTCAACCTGGTCGCCTACTCCTGGGGACGCGCCAATCTCGGCCCCGGAGACACGGTGGTCCTGACGCTCCTGGAGCACCACAGCAACATCGTCCCCTGGCAGATCATCACCGCCGAGCGCGGCGCCACGATCCGTTACGTCGACATCGACGACGACGGCCGGCTGCGCCTTGACCAGCTCGACCACTACCTGCGCACCGAGCGGGTCAAGCTCGTCGGCGTGACCCACGTCGCGAACGCGCTGGGGACGATCAACCCGGTCGCGGAGATCGCCGCCCGCGCCCACGCCGCCGGGGCGTTGGTGCTGGTCGATGGCGCGCAGAGCGTGCCGCACATGCCGGTCGACGTTCAGGCGCTCGACATCGACTTCCTGGTCTTCTCCGGCCATAAAATGCTCGGCCCCATGGGCATCGGCGTCCTCTGGGGTCGCCGGGAGATCCTGGAGGCCATGCCGCCCTTCCTCGGCGGCGGCGACATGATCCGTGAGGTCACCACCTGCGGCTCCACCTGGGCCGACCTGCCCGCCAAGTTCGAGGCAGGCACGCCCAGCGTCGGCGACGCCGTGGGGCTGGGTGCCGCCATCGACTACCTCACCGCGCTCGGCATGGACGCCGTCCGTGCCCACGAGCGGGAGATCGTCGCCTACGCCCTGGAGCGACTGGCGCAGGTGCCGGGCATCACCCTCTACGGCCCCACGGGCGAGGATCGCGCCGGGGTGGTCAGCTTCACTCTGGACGACATCCACCCCCACGACATCGCCAGCATCCTTGACAGCGAAGGGGTCGCCATCCGCGCCGGGCATCACTGTGCCCAGCCGCTCATGGACCGGCTCGGCGTGGTCGCCACGGCGCGCGCCAGCTTCTACGTTTACAATAGCGAGGAAGACGTCGACCGCCTGGCCGACGCGCTGCAGACCGTTCGGCGCATCTTTGGTCCAGGAGCGTGA
- the sufU gene encoding Fe-S cluster assembly sulfur transfer protein SufU: MADLYRENILDHYRNPRNYGTIENADISYEDSNPLCGDRVRIDMRIEDGKIVEIKFSGRGCAISQASASMLTEMVEGADLDEIRELSAQDILDELGVPISPARVKCALLGLKVLKSAAYGITDWPEH, translated from the coding sequence GTGGCAGATCTCTACCGCGAGAACATTCTCGACCACTACCGCAACCCGCGGAACTACGGCACCATCGAGAACGCCGACATCTCGTACGAGGACTCCAACCCCCTCTGCGGCGACCGCGTGCGCATCGACATGCGCATCGAAGACGGCAAGATCGTCGAGATCAAGTTCAGCGGGCGCGGGTGCGCCATCAGCCAGGCATCCGCGTCGATGCTCACCGAGATGGTAGAGGGCGCGGACCTCGACGAGATCCGCGAACTGAGCGCCCAGGACATCCTGGATGAACTCGGGGTGCCGATCAGCCCGGCCCGCGTCAAGTGCGCGCTGCTGGGACTCAAGGTGCTCAAGTCCGCCGCCTACGGGATCACCGACTGGCCGGAGCACTGA
- a CDS encoding metal-sulfur cluster assembly factor: MPHFTADDVREHLKTVYDPEIGINIVDLGLIYDIDLTERDDKTDVLVTMTLTSMGCPLGPIIMQELTRALDGLPNLGEVDVNLVWSPPWTPDMMSEEAKDELGIW; the protein is encoded by the coding sequence ATGCCACACTTCACCGCCGACGACGTGCGCGAGCACCTGAAGACCGTGTACGACCCCGAGATCGGCATCAACATCGTCGATCTCGGCCTGATCTACGACATCGACCTCACCGAGCGCGACGATAAGACCGACGTGCTGGTGACCATGACCCTCACGTCAATGGGCTGCCCGCTCGGCCCGATCATCATGCAGGAACTCACACGCGCCCTCGACGGGCTACCCAACCTGGGCGAGGTCGATGTCAACCTCGTCTGGAGCCCGCCCTGGACCCCGGACATGATGTCCGAGGAAGCCAAGGACGAGCTCGGCATCTGGTAG
- a CDS encoding polysaccharide deacetylase family protein, which yields MSIRTRTIALALFLALLGTALAACSTPGGTEPTPTVSPAATATAEPTSAAQPSPTPEPTPSPTATLAPTPTPSPFPTPTPPQPAEPITIARADTTEKIVALTFDAGADSGYVDEILDTLAREGIHATFGMTGAWAEQYPDAVRRIVAEGHQMINHTYDHPSFTGFSTNQPPLSREERIATLQRTEDVIRQIVDYDMRPYFRPPYGDYDDSVMADIAEAGYTVNVLWSVDSLGWNGLTAEEIAERCVTMTEPGGIILMHVGSQSQDAAALPDIIARLRADGYRFVTIRDMVGR from the coding sequence ATGTCGATTCGCACGCGCACCATCGCTCTCGCCCTGTTCCTGGCACTCCTGGGCACCGCCCTCGCCGCCTGCAGCACTCCCGGCGGGACCGAACCCACGCCCACCGTGTCCCCGGCCGCGACGGCAACAGCCGAGCCTACCAGCGCGGCGCAGCCCAGCCCAACGCCGGAGCCGACCCCGTCACCTACCGCGACCCTGGCGCCCACCCCAACGCCGAGCCCGTTCCCGACGCCGACACCGCCCCAACCGGCCGAGCCGATCACCATCGCGCGTGCCGACACCACCGAGAAGATCGTCGCGCTCACCTTCGACGCCGGGGCTGATAGCGGGTATGTCGACGAGATCCTCGACACACTCGCACGCGAGGGGATCCACGCCACCTTCGGCATGACCGGCGCCTGGGCCGAGCAGTACCCCGACGCGGTCCGCCGCATCGTGGCCGAAGGCCATCAGATGATCAATCACACCTACGACCATCCCTCCTTCACTGGCTTCTCCACCAACCAGCCGCCGCTGAGCCGCGAGGAGCGAATCGCCACCCTCCAGCGCACCGAAGACGTGATCCGGCAGATCGTCGACTACGACATGCGGCCCTACTTCCGCCCACCCTACGGCGACTACGACGACTCGGTCATGGCCGACATCGCCGAGGCGGGTTACACCGTCAATGTCCTCTGGAGCGTGGACAGCCTGGGGTGGAACGGCCTGACGGCGGAGGAGATCGCGGAGCGCTGCGTCACGATGACCGAGCCCGGCGGGATCATCCTGATGCACGTCGGCTCCCAGTCGCAGGACGCCGCCGCGCTGCCCGACATCATTGCCCGCCTCCGCGCCGACGGCTACCGCTTCGTCACCATCCGGGACATGGTCGGGCGATAG